One bacterium DNA window includes the following coding sequences:
- a CDS encoding arginase family protein — MPRLALIGVPSSAGARQTGQEKGPDAFRAAGLLGRLWARELDVTDLGDLPKVSFVPDPEHPRRQNVGPVLEVARQVAHRVDRALADRRLPLVLGGDCSLTLGVIAGLVRHHSRLGLMYFDGDVDLNTPETTQSGIFDGMVLAHVLGRGEPDLAGIGPRRPLLSEEDIVLFGYDVDSGWIDAPELEVLRGSRMSMYPLGQIRKDPAAAAQDALAALESRSDAILVHFDVDVTDLPAGDVHHPRGLDIDSAFAALRIFIAAPACAAVVVTEFNPQRDPDGSQAERLARGLVEALGARKDSADG, encoded by the coding sequence ATGCCACGCTTGGCACTGATCGGCGTGCCGTCGAGCGCCGGCGCGCGCCAGACCGGGCAGGAGAAGGGACCGGACGCGTTCCGGGCCGCCGGTCTGCTCGGGCGGTTGTGGGCACGGGAGCTGGACGTTACCGACCTGGGCGACCTTCCCAAGGTCTCCTTCGTCCCGGACCCCGAGCACCCGCGGCGACAGAACGTCGGCCCGGTTCTTGAGGTTGCCCGGCAGGTGGCACACCGCGTCGACCGGGCCCTGGCGGATCGTCGATTGCCACTGGTGTTGGGGGGCGACTGCAGTTTGACCTTGGGAGTGATCGCCGGCCTTGTCCGCCACCATTCGCGCCTCGGTCTGATGTACTTCGACGGCGACGTGGACCTCAACACACCCGAGACCACGCAGTCGGGGATCTTCGATGGGATGGTTCTGGCACACGTTCTCGGTCGGGGCGAGCCCGATCTGGCCGGCATCGGGCCGCGGAGACCCCTGCTGTCGGAGGAGGACATCGTGCTCTTCGGATACGACGTGGACTCCGGTTGGATCGACGCTCCCGAGCTCGAGGTCCTCCGGGGTTCGCGCATGTCGATGTACCCGTTGGGGCAGATCCGGAAGGATCCCGCGGCGGCCGCCCAAGACGCGCTCGCTGCTCTGGAAAGCCGGTCGGACGCGATCCTCGTGCACTTCGACGTCGACGTCACGGACCTTCCCGCCGGCGATGTGCATCACCCCCGCGGTCTCGACATCGACTCCGCGTTCGCCGCGCTCAGGATCTTCATCGCGGCTCCCGCGTGTGCCGCCGTGGTGGTGACAGAGTTCAACCCGCAGCGTGATCCCGACGGATCGCAGGCCGAGCGCCTGGCCCGCGGGCTGGTGGAGGCCCTCGGCGCGCGAAAGGACTCGGCGGACGGCTAG
- a CDS encoding replication-associated recombination protein A, which yields MTRSLFDDPSDGQPARAGRTSGPLADRMRPRGLDEVVGQEKLVGAKGFLRRAILEDRVPSLILWGPPGSGKTTIAEIMARETSSRFVPFSAVTSGIKEVKAVMADAERLRRSQGQRTLLFVDEIHRFNRAQQDAFLPYVERGDIILVGATTENPSFELNGALLSRCRVVVLESLTIEALVTILGRALADRERGPFAKAPSSGVGAGAGAEAPVETDIQIGPEALEEIAQLASGDARKALNLLELAVADAAARGNEVGETRIGADAVREISQRKTLLYDKSGEEHFNLISALHKSLRESDPDAALYWLARMLAAGEDPLYLARRMVRFASEDVGLADPEALPQALAAWDTYQRLGSPEGELALAQAAIYLALAPKSNAVYAGYKAVRRTIEERPADPVPMSIRNAPTGLMKEVGYGEGHVYAHATEEGMGGMECLPDSLAGSRFYEPRGSGFEKKLRERLKRFRQVRTRVQGRVS from the coding sequence ATGACTCGTTCCTTGTTCGACGATCCATCCGACGGCCAGCCGGCGCGAGCCGGCCGCACCTCCGGTCCTCTCGCCGACCGCATGCGCCCCCGCGGCCTGGATGAGGTCGTGGGCCAGGAGAAGCTGGTCGGCGCGAAGGGGTTCCTGCGCCGGGCAATTCTGGAGGATCGGGTACCCTCGCTCATTCTGTGGGGGCCGCCGGGATCGGGCAAGACGACGATCGCCGAGATCATGGCGCGGGAGACGTCGAGCCGCTTCGTACCGTTTTCGGCGGTGACCTCGGGGATCAAGGAGGTCAAGGCGGTGATGGCGGATGCCGAGCGGCTCCGCCGGTCTCAGGGGCAGCGGACGCTTCTGTTCGTCGATGAGATTCACCGGTTCAACCGTGCGCAGCAGGATGCCTTTCTCCCCTACGTCGAACGCGGAGACATCATCCTGGTGGGCGCGACGACGGAGAATCCTTCGTTCGAGTTGAACGGCGCGCTCTTGTCGCGATGCCGGGTGGTGGTTCTCGAGTCGCTCACGATCGAAGCGCTGGTGACGATCCTCGGGCGCGCTCTCGCCGATCGCGAGCGCGGCCCCTTCGCAAAAGCACCGTCCTCCGGGGTCGGGGCTGGCGCTGGCGCCGAGGCCCCCGTCGAAACGGATATCCAGATCGGACCCGAGGCACTCGAGGAGATCGCCCAGCTGGCGTCTGGTGACGCGCGCAAGGCGCTGAACCTACTCGAGCTCGCGGTGGCCGATGCCGCGGCTCGGGGCAACGAAGTCGGTGAGACGAGGATTGGCGCGGACGCCGTACGCGAGATCTCGCAACGCAAGACCCTGCTCTACGACAAGTCGGGCGAAGAGCACTTCAATCTCATCTCCGCGCTTCACAAGTCGCTGCGCGAGAGCGATCCGGACGCAGCCCTCTACTGGCTGGCCAGAATGCTGGCCGCGGGCGAAGACCCGCTCTATCTCGCCCGGCGCATGGTGCGATTCGCAAGCGAAGACGTGGGATTGGCCGACCCCGAGGCCCTGCCTCAGGCGCTGGCCGCCTGGGACACCTACCAACGGCTGGGCTCGCCCGAGGGCGAGCTGGCACTGGCCCAGGCGGCGATCTACCTGGCGCTCGCGCCCAAGAGCAACGCGGTCTACGCCGGCTACAAGGCGGTCCGGCGAACGATCGAAGAGCGCCCGGCCGATCCCGTACCCATGTCGATCAGGAACGCGCCGACCGGCCTCATGAAGGAGGTCGGATACGGCGAAGGGCACGTCTACGCTCACGCCACCGAAGAAGGCATGGGTGGGATGGAGTGCCTGCCGGACTCGTTGGCGGGGAGCCGGTTCTACGAGCCGCGAGGGAGCGGGTTCGAGAAGAAGCTGCGGGAGAGGCTGAAGCGGTTTCGCCAAGTGAGAACAAGGGTGCAGGGGCGCGTCTCCTGA
- a CDS encoding DUF1326 domain-containing protein, whose amino-acid sequence MSRTKSLLLSATAVAVIAVLLVAAPMLRATEGADWHFNGTVIEACSCPMFCQCYFNTEPASHPDHDGEHFCKFNMAYKVNEGHHGDTDLAGVKFWVAGDLGANWENGETEWAVVTFQPGTTDAQKAGVATALGHIFPVKWKSFEVAEDAEIEWMATEDRAEAKLAGGAHAHTILNKWPGMGGETGKLENIAYFAAARNDGFKMMPNEVETWKVGDKAFEFNGTTGFMVTVDMSSDDVAR is encoded by the coding sequence ATGAGTCGAACCAAATCACTTCTGCTCTCGGCGACCGCGGTCGCGGTCATCGCTGTTTTGCTCGTCGCGGCGCCCATGCTGCGCGCGACCGAGGGCGCCGACTGGCACTTCAACGGCACCGTCATTGAAGCCTGCAGCTGTCCGATGTTCTGCCAGTGCTATTTCAACACCGAGCCCGCCTCTCATCCGGACCACGATGGCGAGCACTTCTGCAAGTTCAACATGGCCTACAAGGTCAACGAGGGGCATCACGGGGATACCGATCTCGCCGGAGTCAAGTTCTGGGTCGCCGGCGACCTGGGAGCGAACTGGGAGAACGGCGAGACCGAATGGGCCGTCGTGACCTTCCAGCCCGGTACGACCGACGCCCAGAAAGCAGGTGTTGCCACGGCGTTGGGCCATATCTTTCCCGTCAAGTGGAAGTCGTTCGAGGTCGCCGAGGACGCCGAGATCGAATGGATGGCCACCGAGGACCGCGCCGAAGCCAAGCTCGCCGGCGGCGCGCACGCGCACACCATCCTCAACAAGTGGCCCGGTATGGGCGGCGAGACCGGCAAGCTCGAGAACATCGCCTACTTCGCCGCCGCGCGCAACGACGGTTTCAAGATGATGCCCAACGAGGTCGAAACCTGGAAGGTCGGCGACAAGGCCTTCGAGTTCAACGGCACGACCGGCTTCATGGTGACCGTCGACATGTCCTCGGACGACGTGGCGCGGTAG
- a CDS encoding acyl-CoA dehydrogenase — protein MLAVIDFFESKGLARIKHDDHERVWYRDFLDFAKEKRLFSTFLTPPEYGDEGCRWDTWRNCELNEILGFYGLAYWYTWQVTILGLGPIWISGNEEIKRKTARLLRDGGIFAFGLSEKEHGADLYSSEMTLHPQDDGGYLARGEKYYIGNGNEAALVSVFGKVADSDDYVFFVVDPRHEKYECVKNVCNSQNYVSHFALHDYPITEADVLSRGREAWDTSLNTVNVGKFNLGWASIGICTHAFYEAIDHASSRRLFDHSVTDFPHIRQFFTDAYCRLVAMKLFALRGSDYLRTASSDDRRYLLYDPLVKMKVTSQGEEVVNLLWDIIAAKGFEKDMYFEMAARDIRALPKLEGTVHVNTALVIKFMKNYFFNPATFPEIPEVREPRHDAFLFAQGPTKGLGKIRFHDYRPVYNRVDLANVRVFKKQIRTFKHLLMAARPDKEQIKDIDFLLILGELFTLVVYGQLILENAPVHSVEDDVTDQIFDFLVRDFSKFALQLYSKTSSTARQRFFCRRMIRKPVVDDARFERVWKKHVYPLRGAYRMSE, from the coding sequence ATGCTCGCGGTGATCGATTTTTTCGAGAGCAAGGGCCTGGCGCGCATCAAACACGACGACCATGAGCGGGTCTGGTACCGGGACTTCCTCGACTTCGCAAAGGAGAAGCGTCTCTTCTCCACCTTTCTCACGCCGCCCGAGTATGGCGACGAGGGCTGCCGCTGGGATACCTGGCGCAACTGCGAGCTCAACGAGATTCTCGGCTTTTACGGGCTGGCCTACTGGTACACCTGGCAGGTGACGATCCTGGGCCTCGGCCCGATCTGGATAAGCGGCAACGAGGAGATCAAGCGCAAAACAGCGCGGCTCTTGCGAGACGGCGGCATCTTCGCGTTTGGTCTCTCGGAGAAAGAGCACGGAGCCGACCTCTACTCGAGCGAGATGACGCTCCATCCCCAGGACGACGGGGGCTACCTTGCGCGGGGGGAGAAGTACTACATCGGCAACGGCAACGAGGCCGCGCTGGTTTCGGTCTTCGGGAAAGTCGCCGATTCGGACGACTACGTCTTCTTCGTCGTGGATCCTCGCCACGAGAAGTACGAGTGCGTCAAGAACGTCTGCAACTCCCAGAACTACGTGTCGCACTTCGCGCTCCACGACTACCCCATCACCGAGGCGGACGTCCTGTCGCGCGGTCGCGAGGCCTGGGACACCTCGCTCAATACGGTGAACGTCGGCAAGTTCAACCTGGGCTGGGCCTCGATCGGTATCTGCACTCATGCCTTCTACGAAGCGATCGACCACGCGTCCTCGCGTCGGCTCTTCGACCATTCGGTCACCGACTTTCCCCACATCCGGCAGTTCTTCACCGACGCCTACTGCCGACTCGTTGCCATGAAGCTCTTCGCTCTCAGAGGATCCGATTACCTGCGCACGGCTTCCTCCGACGACCGCCGCTATCTCCTCTACGATCCGCTGGTCAAGATGAAGGTGACCAGCCAGGGCGAGGAGGTGGTGAACCTGCTATGGGACATCATCGCGGCCAAGGGGTTCGAGAAGGACATGTACTTCGAGATGGCGGCACGCGACATCCGGGCTCTGCCCAAGCTCGAGGGCACCGTGCACGTCAACACGGCGCTGGTCATCAAGTTCATGAAGAACTATTTCTTCAACCCGGCGACCTTCCCCGAGATCCCCGAAGTCCGAGAGCCGCGTCACGACGCGTTTCTCTTCGCGCAGGGCCCTACCAAGGGCCTCGGCAAGATCCGCTTCCACGATTACCGACCGGTCTACAACCGCGTTGATCTCGCCAACGTCCGCGTCTTCAAGAAGCAGATCCGGACATTCAAGCATCTGCTGATGGCGGCCCGCCCCGACAAGGAACAGATCAAGGACATCGACTTTCTTCTGATCCTGGGAGAGCTCTTCACACTTGTGGTGTACGGCCAGCTCATTCTCGAGAACGCACCCGTTCACTCCGTGGAAGACGACGTCACCGACCAGATCTTCGACTTCCTTGTTCGCGATTTCTCCAAGTTCGCGCTCCAGCTCTATTCGAAGACCTCGAGCACGGCGAGGCAGCGATTCTTCTGCCGGCGCATGATTCGCAAGCCGGTGGTCGACGACGCCCGTTTCGAGCGGGTGTGGAAAAAGCACGTGTACCCGCTCAGGGGCGCGTATCGGATGAGTGAGTGA